Below is a window of Culturomica massiliensis DNA.
TGAATCGTGGTGTAAGGTGCTAAAATCAGATCGTCCTGATCCATCCCCATTGTATTGTAACCTTTAGATGTCAATACGCCGATAATACGAAAAGGTATCTTACCAAAACGGATGATCTTACCGATCGGATTCTCTCCGTTGTTAAAAAGATTCTCCACAATGGTTTTTCCGACCACGCATACCTTAGCAGAACTCACAATGTCCTGTTCTCCGAACATATCACCTTCTGCTATTGAATATTTCCGGATGTCCAGGTAATCCGGAGTCACCCCATAAATGGAAGTCGGGTAATTATTCGCTCCGAAAATCGTCTGTCCACTACTGCTCACGGAAGGAGAACAAGCTGCCACATAGCGTGTTTCATTCACAATCGCTTTATAATCTTCTAATTTCAGGCTCTGCATGGCGGCGGGGTCCTGACGTACTCCTCCACGCATATCTGCTCCCGGATGAATCATAATCATATTAGACCCCATCTCAGAAATCTGCGCCTTGATACTGCGTTTAGATCCCTGACCGATAGCGAGCATAGTGATCACCGAAGCGACACCGATGATAATTCCCAACATCGTCAGGAATCCCCTCATCTTATTGTTTCCCAAAGCTTTTAAAGCTATTCTGAATAAGTTTGTAAAATTCATATCTTCTCCGTTTCTGCGTATCCCCGTCGCCACAGACCGGGTTACTCTTTTTCATTATTAAAACCGGAAATCCTCACGGCAATACCGTTCATCCCCGGTAATTTCTCAAACCGGTATCAGTCATCCGTTTTCGGTAGGGCAGCCAATGTTTCCTTAGCTGAAGCGATATGTTCATTCCGGGTATCCTGTATCACATGCCCGTCTTTCAGAACAATGGTCCGACTGCTGTAAGCCGATAACTCCGGATTATGTGTCACAAACACGATGGTACGCCCACGGGCATGTAAATCCTGAAACAACGTCAGAATTTCAAAAGAAGTACGGGAATCCAGATTCCCCGTTGCCTCATCCGCCAATATCAATACCGGATCATTAACCAAAGCCCGGGCAATGGCCACACGTTGCTGCTGTCCCCCCGACATCTGATTCGATTTATGGTAAAGCCGGTCCTGCAGACTAACAGCATTCAAAGCTTCAATAGCCCGGCGTTCCCGCTCTTTGGCTGAAACAGCCGCATTATACATCAACGGCAATTCAACATTCTCAATGGCTGTTGTCTTAGGTAACAAATTATAAGATTGAAAAACAAAACCGATCTTATGATTCCGCAGTTCCGCCCGCTCGTTCTTTCCCATCTGCCGTACCGAATAGCCATCCAGCCAATACTCGCCTGTCGTCGGAGTATCCAGACATCCCAGAAGATTCAGCAATGTAGACTTTCCCGAACCGCTTGTCCCCATGATCGTGACAAACTCTCCGGCCTGTATGGAAAATGATATTCCGCGCAAAGCGTGAACAATTTCATCTCCTACAACAAAATCCCGTTTGATATCCTTTAATTCTATAATCGCATTCATCACTCATTTATATTTATCTGTCTTTCCGGCTATCCCCAACAAACCACTCATTTACAATTATGAAACACATTTAGGCGATCGCAAATTACCTGTTATTACTTTTCACCTTGTTTCCAGGCCTCTCTCCTTTTATCTGCCATCAATCTGTCGTCTCTTACTTTTTATTTTTCTTATCGCTTCCCGGCGGTTTAGGCATAAACGGACTGGATTCGGTTTCTCCGGTTTGCGGAGGCCCCATAGCCGGTTTACCCGTTTGCATCCCGATCACGACCTCCTCTCCTTCCTGCAAGCCGTTTACCACCTCCACAACAGAGGTCAACAAAGTACCTAACCGAACCTCTTTCTGTTCCAACGTATCTCCTTTCTTCACCCACACCGTTTTTTGCAATGCCGGATTTTCTACCTGTACCGGTTCCAAAATAACTCCGCTTGCTTCAGCAACCTGATAATCGGGGACAAACTTCAGGGCCTTCGGAGAAATTGTCAGCACACCGTTCTTTTCCAGGGTATAAATAGATACCGTCGCCGTCAATCCCGGCTTCAGCTTTAGATCGGGATTCGGTGCGCTGATAACGACTTCATAAGTCACGACGTTCGACTCGACAGTCGCTTCCAGGCGTACCTGAGTTACCACTCCCTCAAAAATATCGTTCGGATAGGCATCTACAGAGAATGTCACCCGCTGTCCGTCCATCACCTGACCGATATCGGCCTCATCTACATCCGCAATTACCTGCATCTCCGTCAAATCTTTAGCAATTGTGAACAAAGTCGGTGTTTCGAAACCGGCAGCAACCGTCTGTCCTTCTTCCACTTCCCGGCTGATCACGACACCGTCAATCGGACTGGTTATCACAGCATACCCCAGATTACGCCTTACCTTTACAATATCTGCTTTGGATTTGTCATAAGTGCTTTTCGCTTTTTCGTAATTATAGGTCGCACTCTCGTAATCGGTATCACTGATCAGTTTTTTCTCAAAAAGTACCTTGCTCCGGGCATAATTTTTCTGCTGATAATCATATTCGGCCTTGGCATTCGCCAATTGAGCCTCCTGTGATTCCAGTTCGGCCTGTAAAGTCACTTTATCCATTTCTGCTATCAACTGCCCTTTTTTTACGACACTATTGTAATCGACGTAAATTTTATCTACGATTCCGGATACCTGGGTACCGACATCGACTTTCGTCACCGGCTCAACCGTTCCTGTTGCAGAGACCATATTCGAAATACGTTCTCTTTTCACCTGTGTTGTCTCCCAGCTGAGTGCTCTCCCGGGCGAAGCTCCCAGAAAAAAATAGCAGACAACTCCGATAACCGCTACTCCGGCAATTCCTAAAACAATCTTTTTCATTTTCATATCGTTTTATTTATCGATTTCTTTAATTAATTCAACTGTATCCCTTTTCCCTGGTAAAAATTCAGCAATTGTAAATTCAATACAGCCATATATTTGGCTTGTACCAATTCTTGTTGTGCTGCCAGCAAATTATTTTTTTCAGTCAACAATTCTACCGTATTTTTCATGCCGAGATTAAACTGTTCTTCCACCAGGCTATAACTCTGCATGGCAGCCTTTACGCTTTCCATGGCAGCTTTATAACGATTTTGCGAAGACAGGGCATCCAAATACACCGTCTCAACGGTTTTCAACAACTCCTTTTGGGAATTTAAATAATCCAATTCTGCATTTTCGACACTCAATTGAGCCAGTTTTACTGCCGATTTGTTCTTACGGTTACCGGCAATGGGTACGCTCAGAGTAACTCCTACACTCTCGTTGAAATTATGCCTTAACTGATCTGAAAAAGAGTAACCGGAACCGGAAACATGACTTGTACCTATACCTGCCGTCAAATTCAAAGAAGGAAGATAACCGGCCTTTGCAATAGCAACATCGCTCTGTGCTGACACTACCGACAAACGGCTCCCCGCAATTTCCGGCATAAAATCCAATGCCGCCGTATATACCTCTTGTTTCGACGGTAATAGTTTCAATACATCGCTCTCCGACAGAGAAGGAATATTCAAACGGATATCGTCCATTATATTCAATTCAAGCAATTGCTTTAAAGACAACCTGTTTTCCTCTAAAGTCGCCCGGGCCGCCACCGTTTGATACTTATCGGTGCTGTACTGGGATTCCAGTTGGGCCAAATCGCTTTTCGAAATCGAACCGGCCGTATACAACTGCCGGGCACGCTCACACTGTTGTCTGGAAACTTCTTCGGTGTTTTTATTGATTCCGACTGATTCCATCGCATATAATACCTGCAAGAAACTTTCCGTGATTGCGATCTCTATATTGTTTTCAGCTTCCCGGATATACAGTTCCTGTATCTGATTCTGTAATTCCTGCTGACGAACCTGTTTTCGTAATTGTCCTCCCTGATACAAGGCAACGGAAGAACTGAATCCGTAATTTCCACTATAACTGTTCTCGTCAGCCTCCACGGACTTCGGACGATTTACCCAATTGTGCGAACTTGAGAAGGAAAGAGAAGGGAATAATTGTGCTTTACTTTTCAAATACTGCTCCCGGTTCTCCTCCAAAGAGATTTTGCTTTTCTTCACCTGGATATTTTGCTCGCGGGCATATCGGATACACCTTGACAAATTCCACTCTTCCGGTTTATCCTGGGCTTTTACCCCTACAGGGGAAAATGCCAGCCAAATCATTATCGAAGTTATAACCCCTTTCATATCTTTTATTGTATTTTATACAAACAAAAATAGAAAGCGATCATTTTAAGGACAATTTTATTCGACACAGGCCAGCTATTTATCGACTGATTTCCCTTTTTTACCTATCAAACCACATCTGAAGAACAGGATATACGACACCCCGTTATAAAAAATGCCGGTATTCTACGCAAGAACACCGACATTCACTATAATTCATTATAACCGCTTACAACTCTCCGATCCCCTGCCGGATAATTTCCGGCTCATCTCCCGTACAATCCACAACTGTAGAAGCTACATTATGCCCATAGCCGCCATCGATAACCAAATCGACCGATCTGCAATATTTCTCGTGAATCAATTCCGGATCTGTCGTATATTCGACAATTTCGTCATCATCATGCACCGAAGTCGTAAGCAAAGGATTACCCAATTCCTCCACAATAGCCATTGCGATATAATTGGCCGGAATTCTGATTCCAATCGTTTTTCTGCGATTCATCAGAACATTAGGCAGCTTTGTCGTCGCATTCAATATAAATGTAAAAGGCCCGGGAAGGCAACGTTTCATTATTTTGAAAACCTCATCGCTCACCTTAGCATAGGTCGCAATATTACTCAAATCCCGGCATATCATCGAAAAACTGGCTTTTTCCGGCTTTATCCCCTTCAATGCAGCAATCCGCTGGACAGCTTTTACGTTATTGATATCACACCCGATAGCATATACAGTGTCCGTCGGATAAATAATGATTCCGCCTTTTCGCAGCAGACTTACAATTTTGAGGATATCCCTTTCATTGGGATTATCTTCAAATAATTTAATCAGCATAATATAGAGTCTCAAAGTCAAAGAGTCTCAAAGTCATCAAGCCTATTCCAGACCGGTGCCCTTGAGACTCTTTTGCCGGAATCCGGCAAAAATTATGAATTTACTTTCTGATAGTCCTCCAAAAACTTTGCCAAACCACTATCTGTCAAGGGATGCTTTAACAATCCCTTGATTGCTGCTAACGGGCAAGTAGCAACATCTGCTCCGGCTTCCATACATTGAATGATATGCTGCGTTGACCGTATCGAAGCAGCCAACACCTGCGTTTTAAATCCATAATAACCATACATATCTACAATCTTCACCACTAACTCAACGCCATCACTGGCAATATCATCCAAACGCCCTACAAAAGGAGAAACATAAGTTGCACCGGCTTTCGCAGCCAACAATGCCTGTCCCGGAGAAAATACCAACGTACAGTTGGTACGGATCCCTTTTCCGGTAAAATATTTAATGGCCCGGATTCCGTCTGCAATACAGGGAACTTTTACAACTATATTCGGATGCAAAGCAGCCAATTCCTCTCCCTCTTTAATCATTCCCTCATAATCGGTAGCGATCACCTCTGCACTTACATCTCCATTGACAATCTTGCAAATTTCGACATAATGCTTTTTGCAGTTTTCCTCTCCTTTAATACCCTCTTTCGCCATTAAAGAAGGATTTGTTGTAACACCGTCTAAAACTCCAAGCTCGTTTGCTTCCCGGATTTGATCTAAGTTTGCTGTATCTATAAAAAATTTCATAGTTTAGATTTTATTAATTAAAAAAGTCCGCATACGTTAGCGTTAGTGACGAAACAAAATTATGATTTTATCCCTAAAAAACGGCAGAAGAGGAGAAATATTTCTTTATTAGGTTCTAAACTCCGTTTGCAACCTACTTCTGAGGTAATATTTCAATCCAATAGCCATCCGGATCACAGATAAAATACAACCCCATCTGCACATTTTCATAACAGATACATCCCATCTCCCTGTGATAAGCACGTACCTGCTCATAATCTCCGGCTACCCGAAGACACAGATGATATTCTCCTTCTCCCAAATCATAAGGTTCTTTACGATCTTTAAGCCATGTCAATTCCAACGAAAAACCGGTCTCCCCATCCCCCAGATATACCAATATAAAAGAACCGTCTGCCGCCACTTTACGACGTATTTCTTTCAATCCCAAAGCCTTATTATAAAAGGCAATACTTTTGTCCAAATCCAATACATTAAAATTGAAATGATCAAACCTGCTCTTGATTTCCATAACTTTTATTTTTAATTCCTGTTTATAGCCTCTCCCGAAAAGAAAAATAACTTAAAATTCAACCGACATGCCGGGATGTGTCAATACAATGAATTCCGTTCCATGATTCTCCGCATATTCCCGAAAAGCATTTGCTTTCGCATACCTTTCCCAAAAATGCATCGGAACAAATTTCCGGACCGGAATACGATCTATAAACTGTTTTGCGCCTGACATATAATCCGCTCCCAAACGAGGATCAACCGGAAACATCGCCAAATCCAAAAAATCGGCATCCTTTGCCAAAACAGCCACTTCCCGCAAAAAAGCTTTTTCCGCTTCTTCCACTTCCTGTTCGGTAGATTCCTCTCTCCAATGCCAGTTATTCAAATCTCCGGCATGAAATATACGCTTCCCCTCTGTATGCAATAAAAAAGAAATGCCGACATCCGTCGATCCATATGCTTTAATCCGTAAGAAATCATCCTGCCATGTTTCTCCCTTATCCAACCAAACCACATCATCTTCCCACTCTTTATTTCCTTTTCGTATGTCCGAAGAAAGGATATAACGAAGATTTTTCTTCTCCGACCAACCGAATATCTCCGGATTAAAATGATCGGGGTGTGCGTGGGAAGCGAGTATATACATTCTTTTCTCCGTATTCCTCAAATATTCATGAACAGTTCCCTCTTTTCCCTTCCAACCGCTGTCTTTATAATAATCGATCACAACGACGATATTGTCATTCTCGAGTATAAAACCACTGTGGTATACATAAATAAGCTTCATAACCGATTCTATATTGTAGTCTTATCAAAATTAGCTCAAAAATCAATACCGACAAATGTAAAAACGGATTTAATTGTAAACAGGCCATATCCGCCGGTTTAAGCGGAATTATTGATCCGCAACTGACACTTTTCGATCGCTCCATCCTGAAATGCCGATTTATTCTGATCTACGGTTCTTCTTTCTCTGTACAGCGAGAATGGTATGTTCCGCCTAAAACTGTAAATCTAAAATCAACCATGTATATCTCGTTTGTTGATGAAAAAAGCTGTCGTTTCCAACAGCTTTTATATCCTTAAATTTTTATCTTCAGTTTCTGGCCCGGCCTTATATCTTTAACGTCGTTCTCACTGATTCCGTTCCAACGCATAATATCCCGGTTTGTCACTCCCGGATATTTTTTGGCTATCGTCCAAAGATTCTCTCCTTTTTTAACAGTATAATATACAAATTCGCCGTCTATTGTTTCCACCTTCGGAACGTCCGTTTCATTCGTCACTTTCCCTCTATAGCTGGCCTTATCTTTATACTTCCCGACTTTACTGTTAGGTACATATACCACCAGCTTCTGACCAACCCGGATCGTCAAACGTCTGTTCAGGTTATTCCAATATTTCAAATCAGCCAGACGAACATTGAATTTAGCAGCAATCGCTCCCGGGACATCCCCGCTCCTAACGGTATAAACCAACCGGGCTTTATCCCCCGTCACACTCGCAACATGGGCATAACGTTTAAAACGGTCGTTCGGATTAGCCGTCCGGTCGCTATTGTCAAAATACACATTGCGCTTATAGGCAAAAATCGTATCCTGATTATCGATAAAATTACCGACATAATTATAAGGCATTTTCAAAACATACGACTTTCCTAACCCGGCCGGAATAATATCTTTAGTATATTGTGGATTTACATCACGTAACTCTTCCACTGAAATATCCATATTCTTACATATCTGGTCAAAATGAAGGGCGTCCTCAACCACAATCGTATCACAAATCGGAGGTAAAGTACTCTCTATCGGATAAATATTATGTTCCTTGCTGTAATTGAAAGCGTATATTGCTGCAATAAATGCAGGTACATATCCGCGGGTCTCCTTCGGCAAATGGTAATATATATCCCAATAATTCTTTTTCCCGCCGGAACGCCGGATGGCCTTGTTGACATTTCCAGGACCGCAATTATAAGCAGCTATCACCAGTATCCAGTCTTCATATATGCTGTACAAATCGTTCAAATAACGTACAGCTGCCTGTGTCGATTTCACCGGATCGAAACGTTCATCGATAAACGAGTTGATTTCCAGTTTATACATCTTCCCTGTCGGATACATAAACTGCCATAATCCGCAAGCCCCGGCCCGGGAGCGGGCAACCGGATTCAAGGCACTTTCGATTACCGGTAGATATTTCAATTCCAAAGGCATACAGTTAGCCGCCAAAGCTTCTTCGAAAATCGGGAAATAATATTCACTTGCCCCCAGCATCGTCGCTACCTGCATCCGTTTCCGTACCGTATACAAATCGATAAAATTCCGGACAATATTATTATAAGACAAATTTATAGCAGGATTCAGGGAATCCAACCGCAACAGATAAAGAGAATCCGGGAATTCCGGAACGGTTTTCAACATCTCTGCAATATAGGCCGAATCGACATAAGTATCTGTTTTCTTCTGGTTTTGCAACCATTGAAGATAGTAATTATCGATCGTCTGAATAAAAGAAGGCTGAATACTATCCGTCAACTGCCCTTCGGACTTCAACATACTACTATCCTCTACCGACACAAGCTCCTGACCTCCGGCAATCTTACATACACATAAAAATACAATCCAAACCAACAAACGCATAATTCAATCCGATTAAAAAGTTAAGGTTAAAGTCAGTCCTACCATTCCACCCGAAGAAGGACTGTAAAAAGAAGAAGGTTGTATATTCAACGAAAGATCGTCGTCTATTTCAAAATCATAAAAATGAGCAAAAACACAGGCATCGATAATTTGCAAAGCATAGATTGCTCCCATTGTAATGTAAAGCAAATCCCGGTTACGTTTGAAATTATCTTTCTTATTCTGTAACTGACGCTTAAAATTAGACTGCTGCTGAGGTGTAAAATTCTCAACATCTCCTCCGACATATACCTTATCCCAAGATGGATTTTCAGGATAAGGAGTATTGGGATCTTTGGCTTTCTCTTCCAAATAAACGGTATAGTCCACAAAAGCATTCTTATATTTCTTAAATTGCTTGGTATTCCAACTGATACCATATACCGTAGCTCCGATACCACCATACAGAATAGGTACTTTCCACCACTGTCCGTTATAAATCTGTCCGGACCCCGGAAGGGCCAAAGCCATATAGGTCGCTTTTTTGGGAGAATGCGGCTTTTTGGTAATTTTTTCAGCAACAATAAGTGTATCTGTCGTTACTACGGTCGCCGTATCCGCACTGCTTTCCACATTTTGAGCCCGGACACTGACACATGCCAACAATACCGATATGACTATTAAAAATGCTCTCACTTATTTCTCCCGCTTATCCGTTAGCCTTCGATTTTATCCAACAACTCTATTATTTTTTCCAGTTCTTCATCAGACTTAAAAGAAATAACGATTTTTCCTTTTCCGGCCTCGTTCCGCTTCAATTCTACTTTCGTATCGAAACGACGGGACAAATGTTTCTGTAATTCGATATAATCTCCCAGCTCATTTTTTTGCTTCCCTGCTTGCGGAGCATCCGTTTCCGGTTTTTCAGGCCGCGGATTGGCCAACTCTCGCACAATCTCTTCCACCTTCCGTACAGAGAAATCGTACTTCAGAATCTGCTCGAAAATCATAAACTGGGTATCCGGATCCTCTATATTTATAATGGCCCGGGCATGCCCCATACTGATTTTTTTATCCCGTATCGCCAACTGTATCTGTGCCGGTAATTTCAATAAACGCAAATAATTGGCAATAGTTGCCCTCTTCTTCCCCACACGATCACTCAATGCATCCTGTGTCAGACTGCATTCATCCAATAAACGCTGGTAACTGATAGCCACCTCAATTGCATTCAGGTCTTCCCGCTGAATATTCTCAATCAAAGCCAGCTCCAACAAGCTTTCATCTTCTGTCTTGCGAATATATGCAGGTATCGTCGTCAAACCGGCAATCTTAGAAGCCCGGAAACGTCTTTCACCGGCAATAATCTCGTATTTTCCCTCTTCTA
It encodes the following:
- a CDS encoding ABC transporter permease, translated to MNFTNLFRIALKALGNNKMRGFLTMLGIIIGVASVITMLAIGQGSKRSIKAQISEMGSNMIMIHPGADMRGGVRQDPAAMQSLKLEDYKAIVNETRYVAACSPSVSSSGQTIFGANNYPTSIYGVTPDYLDIRKYSIAEGDMFGEQDIVSSAKVCVVGKTIVENLFNNGENPIGKIIRFGKIPFRIIGVLTSKGYNTMGMDQDDLILAPYTTIQKRVLAITHLQSIFCSALSEGQTEDAEEEISSILRRNHRLRDTDDDDFNIRSQQELSSMMNSTSDMMTVLLACIAGISLLVGGIGIMNIMYVSVTERTREIGLRMSIGAKGRDILAQFLIEAILISVTGGLIGVVFGIGASWTVKLFAGWPVYVEWYSVILSFVVCTVTGIFFGWYPAQKASGLDPIEAIRYE
- a CDS encoding ABC transporter ATP-binding protein; translated protein: MNAIIELKDIKRDFVVGDEIVHALRGISFSIQAGEFVTIMGTSGSGKSTLLNLLGCLDTPTTGEYWLDGYSVRQMGKNERAELRNHKIGFVFQSYNLLPKTTAIENVELPLMYNAAVSAKERERRAIEALNAVSLQDRLYHKSNQMSGGQQQRVAIARALVNDPVLILADEATGNLDSRTSFEILTLFQDLHARGRTIVFVTHNPELSAYSSRTIVLKDGHVIQDTRNEHIASAKETLAALPKTDD
- a CDS encoding efflux RND transporter periplasmic adaptor subunit; its protein translation is MKMKKIVLGIAGVAVIGVVCYFFLGASPGRALSWETTQVKRERISNMVSATGTVEPVTKVDVGTQVSGIVDKIYVDYNSVVKKGQLIAEMDKVTLQAELESQEAQLANAKAEYDYQQKNYARSKVLFEKKLISDTDYESATYNYEKAKSTYDKSKADIVKVRRNLGYAVITSPIDGVVISREVEEGQTVAAGFETPTLFTIAKDLTEMQVIADVDEADIGQVMDGQRVTFSVDAYPNDIFEGVVTQVRLEATVESNVVTYEVVISAPNPDLKLKPGLTATVSIYTLEKNGVLTISPKALKFVPDYQVAEASGVILEPVQVENPALQKTVWVKKGDTLEQKEVRLGTLLTSVVEVVNGLQEGEEVVIGMQTGKPAMGPPQTGETESSPFMPKPPGSDKKNKK
- a CDS encoding TolC family protein, with the translated sequence MKGVITSIMIWLAFSPVGVKAQDKPEEWNLSRCIRYAREQNIQVKKSKISLEENREQYLKSKAQLFPSLSFSSSHNWVNRPKSVEADENSYSGNYGFSSSVALYQGGQLRKQVRQQELQNQIQELYIREAENNIEIAITESFLQVLYAMESVGINKNTEEVSRQQCERARQLYTAGSISKSDLAQLESQYSTDKYQTVAARATLEENRLSLKQLLELNIMDDIRLNIPSLSESDVLKLLPSKQEVYTAALDFMPEIAGSRLSVVSAQSDVAIAKAGYLPSLNLTAGIGTSHVSGSGYSFSDQLRHNFNESVGVTLSVPIAGNRKNKSAVKLAQLSVENAELDYLNSQKELLKTVETVYLDALSSQNRYKAAMESVKAAMQSYSLVEEQFNLGMKNTVELLTEKNNLLAAQQELVQAKYMAVLNLQLLNFYQGKGIQLN
- a CDS encoding L-threonylcarbamoyladenylate synthase, which encodes MLIKLFEDNPNERDILKIVSLLRKGGIIIYPTDTVYAIGCDINNVKAVQRIAALKGIKPEKASFSMICRDLSNIATYAKVSDEVFKIMKRCLPGPFTFILNATTKLPNVLMNRRKTIGIRIPANYIAMAIVEELGNPLLTTSVHDDDEIVEYTTDPELIHEKYCRSVDLVIDGGYGHNVASTVVDCTGDEPEIIRQGIGEL
- the fsa gene encoding fructose-6-phosphate aldolase, with the translated sequence MKFFIDTANLDQIREANELGVLDGVTTNPSLMAKEGIKGEENCKKHYVEICKIVNGDVSAEVIATDYEGMIKEGEELAALHPNIVVKVPCIADGIRAIKYFTGKGIRTNCTLVFSPGQALLAAKAGATYVSPFVGRLDDIASDGVELVVKIVDMYGYYGFKTQVLAASIRSTQHIIQCMEAGADVATCPLAAIKGLLKHPLTDSGLAKFLEDYQKVNS
- a CDS encoding VOC family protein gives rise to the protein MEIKSRFDHFNFNVLDLDKSIAFYNKALGLKEIRRKVAADGSFILVYLGDGETGFSLELTWLKDRKEPYDLGEGEYHLCLRVAGDYEQVRAYHREMGCICYENVQMGLYFICDPDGYWIEILPQK
- a CDS encoding MBL fold metallo-hydrolase; translated protein: MKLIYVYHSGFILENDNIVVVIDYYKDSGWKGKEGTVHEYLRNTEKRMYILASHAHPDHFNPEIFGWSEKKNLRYILSSDIRKGNKEWEDDVVWLDKGETWQDDFLRIKAYGSTDVGISFLLHTEGKRIFHAGDLNNWHWREESTEQEVEEAEKAFLREVAVLAKDADFLDLAMFPVDPRLGADYMSGAKQFIDRIPVRKFVPMHFWERYAKANAFREYAENHGTEFIVLTHPGMSVEF
- a CDS encoding lytic transglycosylase domain-containing protein, with the protein product MRLLVWIVFLCVCKIAGGQELVSVEDSSMLKSEGQLTDSIQPSFIQTIDNYYLQWLQNQKKTDTYVDSAYIAEMLKTVPEFPDSLYLLRLDSLNPAINLSYNNIVRNFIDLYTVRKRMQVATMLGASEYYFPIFEEALAANCMPLELKYLPVIESALNPVARSRAGACGLWQFMYPTGKMYKLEINSFIDERFDPVKSTQAAVRYLNDLYSIYEDWILVIAAYNCGPGNVNKAIRRSGGKKNYWDIYYHLPKETRGYVPAFIAAIYAFNYSKEHNIYPIESTLPPICDTIVVEDALHFDQICKNMDISVEELRDVNPQYTKDIIPAGLGKSYVLKMPYNYVGNFIDNQDTIFAYKRNVYFDNSDRTANPNDRFKRYAHVASVTGDKARLVYTVRSGDVPGAIAAKFNVRLADLKYWNNLNRRLTIRVGQKLVVYVPNSKVGKYKDKASYRGKVTNETDVPKVETIDGEFVYYTVKKGENLWTIAKKYPGVTNRDIMRWNGISENDVKDIRPGQKLKIKI
- a CDS encoding DUF5683 domain-containing protein, which encodes MRAFLIVISVLLACVSVRAQNVESSADTATVVTTDTLIVAEKITKKPHSPKKATYMALALPGSGQIYNGQWWKVPILYGGIGATVYGISWNTKQFKKYKNAFVDYTVYLEEKAKDPNTPYPENPSWDKVYVGGDVENFTPQQQSNFKRQLQNKKDNFKRNRDLLYITMGAIYALQIIDACVFAHFYDFEIDDDLSLNIQPSSFYSPSSGGMVGLTLTLTF
- a CDS encoding ParB/RepB/Spo0J family partition protein, with the protein product MVKKSALGRGLGALITDAAEDPKPRVQAVSAIQELQLEDIRPNPFQPRTEFDEEALNELAASIKSIGIVQPITVRTVEEGKYEIIAGERRFRASKIAGLTTIPAYIRKTEDESLLELALIENIQREDLNAIEVAISYQRLLDECSLTQDALSDRVGKKRATIANYLRLLKLPAQIQLAIRDKKISMGHARAIINIEDPDTQFMIFEQILKYDFSVRKVEEIVRELANPRPEKPETDAPQAGKQKNELGDYIELQKHLSRRFDTKVELKRNEAGKGKIVISFKSDEELEKIIELLDKIEG